The following coding sequences are from one Microbulbifer sp. TB1203 window:
- a CDS encoding cytochrome c — MAILCLAGIVGWAKERSDVPIVHRLLALLLIGAAASAETPVEKGRYLAAAGDCIACHTATGGRPFVGGRPLPTPFGTIYSTNITPDRKTGIGNYTLEDFDAAMRRGKGPHGNLYPAMPYTSYYLIDGEDIAALYSYFMQLPPVEYSPPKNRLIFPANLRFGLSAWNWLYFDDGKKLPQPGDKSAQWQRGNYLVNALGHCGECHTPRNLAQAMEMEHRFAGNVLEGWDAVDIRPQALQRQGWTRGQLMELFTTASSERGTLFGEMFRVVKHSLRHLSEEDLNAIITYLLDGGESRPADFHDLEQAAARYPAGRRDFIAYCAGCHGREGRGILLAFAPPMDGNAAIRARNPHNSIAVILRGLPEQRLSRTRARAGMPGFHRELGDARVAELVNFMRSAWGDAEAEVSAEEVAKIRRELSDHGYLGARE; from the coding sequence ATGGCGATACTCTGTTTGGCCGGAATTGTAGGATGGGCAAAGGAGCGAAGCGACGTGCCCATCGTCCACCGCTTGTTAGCATTGTTGTTAATCGGCGCAGCGGCCTCCGCAGAGACCCCGGTGGAAAAAGGCCGCTACCTGGCCGCCGCCGGCGACTGCATCGCCTGCCACACCGCCACCGGGGGTAGACCTTTTGTGGGCGGGCGGCCCCTGCCAACGCCCTTCGGCACCATCTATTCGACCAATATCACGCCCGACAGGAAAACCGGCATCGGCAACTACACCCTGGAGGATTTCGACGCGGCCATGCGCCGGGGCAAAGGCCCCCACGGCAACCTTTACCCGGCCATGCCCTACACCTCCTACTACCTGATCGACGGCGAGGATATCGCCGCGCTCTACAGCTATTTCATGCAATTGCCGCCGGTGGAATATTCGCCGCCGAAAAACCGGCTGATCTTTCCCGCCAACCTGCGTTTCGGCCTGAGCGCCTGGAACTGGCTCTATTTCGACGACGGGAAAAAGTTGCCCCAGCCCGGCGATAAGAGTGCCCAGTGGCAGCGGGGCAATTACCTGGTCAACGCCCTGGGCCACTGCGGCGAGTGCCACACCCCGCGCAACCTCGCCCAGGCGATGGAAATGGAACACCGGTTCGCCGGCAATGTGCTGGAGGGCTGGGACGCGGTGGATATCCGCCCCCAGGCGCTGCAGCGGCAGGGCTGGACCCGCGGACAACTGATGGAGCTTTTTACCACCGCCAGCAGCGAGCGCGGCACTTTGTTTGGCGAGATGTTCCGGGTCGTGAAGCACAGCCTGAGGCACCTTTCCGAGGAAGACCTCAACGCGATAATCACCTACCTGCTGGACGGCGGCGAAAGTCGGCCTGCGGATTTTCACGACCTGGAACAGGCGGCCGCGCGCTATCCGGCCGGGCGCCGGGATTTTATCGCCTACTGCGCCGGTTGCCACGGCCGCGAGGGCAGGGGCATCCTGCTGGCCTTCGCGCCACCCATGGACGGCAACGCCGCCATTCGCGCGCGGAATCCCCACAACAGCATTGCAGTGATTTTGCGCGGCCTGCCGGAGCAACGCCTGAGCCGCACCCGCGCACGCGCCGGCATGCCCGGTTTCCACCGCGAACTGGGCGATGCGCGGGTGGCGGAGCTGGTGAACTTTATGCGCAGCGCCTGGGGCGACGCCGAAGCCGAGGTGAGCGCGGAGGAGGTGGCGAAAATACGCCGGGAACTCTCGGATCACGGATACCTGGGAGCGCGGGAATAA
- a CDS encoding 2Fe-2S iron-sulfur cluster-binding protein has translation MATIPVSMTVNGEPVVMDVPEYTSILDFLQEYLNLTGTKLGCGIGVCHACVVVLERDDGSLESVRTCINGVGRFNGKKIVTVEGQAKRSADGEIEALSPIQQAFLRHFSFQCGWCTPGFVNAATVLLDRLKREPVPADKLEDTITEALHHHICRCTGYVRYFRAIKEVIESTPGLVKQVE, from the coding sequence ATGGCCACTATCCCCGTATCCATGACAGTGAATGGCGAGCCGGTGGTCATGGATGTCCCCGAGTACACCTCGATACTGGATTTCCTGCAGGAGTATTTGAATCTCACCGGCACCAAGCTGGGCTGCGGCATCGGCGTCTGCCACGCTTGCGTGGTGGTGCTGGAACGGGACGACGGCAGCCTGGAATCGGTGCGCACCTGTATCAACGGCGTGGGCCGTTTCAACGGCAAAAAAATCGTCACTGTGGAGGGGCAGGCGAAACGCAGCGCCGATGGAGAAATCGAGGCGCTGTCGCCGATACAGCAGGCCTTCCTGCGCCACTTTTCCTTCCAGTGCGGCTGGTGTACCCCGGGTTTTGTCAACGCCGCCACCGTGCTGCTCGACCGCCTGAAACGGGAACCGGTGCCCGCGGACAAACTGGAGGACACCATTACCGAGGCGCTCCACCACCATATCTGCCGCTGCACCGGCTATGTGCGCTACTTCCGTGCGATCAAGGAAGTGATCGAGTCCACCCCCGGGCTGGTGAAACAGGTGGAATAG
- a CDS encoding zinc-dependent peptidase, producing MDIFLAIILLAILIWLVPIYYHRWRRHRLRARPLGAKQIRLLEENLPLYRHLPPERQAELQANMSLFLHDKEFVGCNGLQVTEPMRICVAGFACLLLLGRENRCYPYLRTVLLYPGTYVARETYVENHIETTAHSAREGKAHYRGPVVLSWGDLEQDMQHPEEGRNVVLHEFAHKLDEEDGSYDGRPVFASAGEGKNWAPVLKREFELLRQKRDHWGEDEDSPPVLDFYGAESPAEFFAVITESFFVTPAAMRAAHPELYRELCALYRIDPCDLLGETPPADRH from the coding sequence ATGGACATCTTTCTAGCGATAATCCTCCTGGCCATCCTGATCTGGCTGGTCCCCATCTACTACCACCGCTGGCGCCGGCACCGCCTGCGCGCCAGGCCGCTGGGCGCGAAGCAGATTCGTCTGCTGGAGGAAAACCTTCCCCTCTACCGCCACCTTCCCCCGGAACGGCAAGCAGAACTCCAGGCCAATATGAGCCTGTTCCTGCACGACAAGGAGTTCGTCGGCTGCAACGGGCTGCAGGTGACGGAGCCTATGCGTATCTGCGTGGCCGGCTTTGCCTGCCTGCTGTTGCTGGGCCGGGAGAACCGCTGTTATCCCTATCTGCGCACGGTGCTGCTGTACCCGGGAACCTACGTGGCCCGGGAGACCTATGTGGAGAACCATATCGAGACCACGGCGCACAGTGCGAGGGAGGGGAAGGCGCATTATCGGGGGCCCGTGGTGCTGTCCTGGGGGGACCTGGAGCAGGATATGCAGCACCCGGAGGAGGGGCGCAATGTGGTGCTGCACGAGTTTGCCCACAAGCTGGACGAGGAGGACGGGAGTTACGACGGCCGGCCGGTGTTTGCCAGTGCCGGCGAGGGAAAAAACTGGGCCCCGGTGCTGAAGCGGGAGTTCGAGCTGCTGCGCCAGAAACGGGACCACTGGGGAGAGGATGAGGATTCTCCTCCGGTTCTGGACTTCTACGGCGCTGAGTCCCCCGCGGAATTCTTCGCGGTAATTACGGAATCCTTTTTCGTGACACCCGCGGCGATGCGAGCGGCCCATCCGGAACTGTACCGGGAACTCTGTGCGCTCTACCGGATCGATCCCTGCGATCTATTGGGTGAAACTCCTCCGGCCGATCGACATTGA